A genomic stretch from Telopea speciosissima isolate NSW1024214 ecotype Mountain lineage chromosome 7, Tspe_v1, whole genome shotgun sequence includes:
- the LOC122670059 gene encoding protein CHLORORESPIRATORY REDUCTION 6, chloroplastic-like translates to MAATQTFFPLLPSLKQNFPSLTPWFSCKPISSSITCLPSSHLGRRQEVVVSVAFNPSGNFDLSLHDDDEDDTPTVPPPIPPTEGRLEIVVDNDIIRRLDLSPIHTADEIISISSEPKVLLERTVGFTINYTREDPHDLRELSEIPDIRLWFLRLDAAYPWLPVVLDWRAGELARYAAMLVPHQISMKMGIVFNPEALELFVMKKVFVVYSWLKQNKVSRPKLKTTDMARMLGFGIGDELFDLIDSHPIQL, encoded by the exons ATGGCTGCCACCCAAACCTTCTTTccacttcttccttctttgaaaCAGAACTTCCCCTCCCTTACTCCATGGTTTTCCTGCAAACCCATTTCGAGTTCAATCACTTGTCTTCCATCTTCTCACTTGGGTCGACGGCAGGAAGTTGTGGTCTCTGTTGCATTCAATCCATCTGGGAATTTCGACCTGTCCctccatgatgatgatgaagatg ATACCCCTACAGTTCCACCTCCAATTCCCCCAACAGAAGGGCGATTGGAGATAGTTGTCGATAATGATATCATTCGACGCCTTGATTTATCACCCATTCACACAGCTGATgaaattatttcaatttcatcag AGCCAAAAGTGCTTCTTGAGCGAACTGTCGGTTTTACCATAAACTATACAAGAGAAGATCCTCATGATCTTCGAGAACTATCTGAAATTCCAGATATAAGACTATGGTTCTTGAGGCTTGATGCTGCCTACCCATGGCTACCTGTTGTATTGGACTGGCGTGCTGGAGAGCTTGCTCGTTATGCAGCTATGTTGGTTCCTCACCAG ATAAGCATGAAAATGGGTATTGTGTTCAATCCAGAGGCCTTGGAATTGTTTGTCATGAAGAAAGTATTTGTTGTGTACTCTTGGTTGAAGCAAAATAAAGTTTCAAGACCCAAGTTGAAGACAACCGACATGGCTAGAATGCTTGGATTTGGTATAGGAGATGAACTATTTGATTTGATAGACTCACACCCTATACAATTATAA
- the LOC122670058 gene encoding protein RGF1 INDUCIBLE TRANSCRIPTION FACTOR 1-like produces the protein MGFQKPAWLEALYAQKFFVGCSTHETSKKNEKNIFCLDCCTSICPHCLPSHRFHRLLQIRRYVYHDVVRLEDLDKLIDCSNVQPYTINSAKVVFIKKRPQSRQFKGSGNYCTSCDRSLQEPYIHCSLGCKVEFVLKQMKDLSPYLRNCKTLQLSPDFLIPQDMSTGEEEEEEEEMMMITNDETPNSTVVDSEEPMSSSSSGSLGCGGESMSMSMRMVCSEFVRKKRSSGGVYVCARLLANTTSSVSSDDQDMMMMATSMMSRRKGIPHRSPLC, from the exons ATG GGATTTCAGAAGCCTGCGTGGTTGGAAGCACTTTATGCACAGAAGTTCTTTGTTGGATGTTCAACCCATGAGACAtcaaagaagaatgaaaagaaCATTTTCTGTTTAGATTGTTGCACCAGTATTTGCCCTCATTGTTTACCATCACACAGGTTTCATCGTCTTCTTCAGATTCGTCGTTACGTATATCACGACGTCGTTCGATTGGAAGACCTTGACAAGCTTATAGACTGCTCTAATGTTCAA CCCTACACCATTAATAGTGCTAAAGTGGTGTTCATCAAGAAAAGACCACAAAGTAGACAGTTTAAGGGCTCTGGTAACTACTGCACTTCATGTGATAGAAGCCTTCAAGAACCTTACATTCATTGCTCTCTAGGGTGCAAG gtgGAGTTCGTATTGAAGCAGATGAAGGACCTGTCCCCTTACTTGAGAAATTGCAAAACATTACAACTTAGTCCAGACTTTTTGATACCTCAAGACATGAGTAcaggagaggaggaggaggaggaggaggagatgatgatgatcacAAACGATGAAACACCCAATTCAACAGTGGTGGACAGTGAAGAACCAATGAGCTCATCATCTTCAGGATCGTTAGGGTGTGGTGGCGAGAGCATGAGCATGAGCATGAGAATGGTTTGTAGTGAGTTTGTTCGAAAGAAGAGGAGTAGTGGTGGAGTGTACGTTTGTGCGAGGTTATTAGCTAATACAACATCATCAGTTTCATCAGATGATCAAGACATGATGATGATGGCTACAAGCATGATGAGTAGAAGAAAAGGGATACCTCATAGATCTCCACTCTGTTAA